Part of the Acidobacteriota bacterium genome is shown below.
TTTTCGTCGAGCTCACCTTCAAGCACCAAGCCCTCCTGGAGGCCGCTCGTGCGTGACTACGTCCGCGGTTTCGGCGCCATTTTTTGCAAAGAGGTCCTCCACGTCCGCCGCGATTTCTCAACGCTCTTCTTCTCTTTGATCATCCCGCTGCTGCAAATGTTTCTCCTCGGCTTCGCCATTGACACCAACATCCGCCAGATCAACACTGTCGTCTTCAATGCCGACGGCCGCCGCGAAAGCCGCGAGCTGCTCGAGCGCTTGAAAAATACCAATACCTTTCATGTCATCCGCTACGTCCAGAACGACAACGACCTCAACGACGCCATCATCTCCGGCCGCGCGCGCGTCGGCATCAAGATTCCCGTCGATTATTCCGATCGCCTGCTTCACCACATGGGCGCCCAGGTCCTCGTTCTCATTGACGGCTCGGATTCCTCCGTCGCCGGCCAGGCCGTCAATGTTTCCACCGCCATCGGCCTCGATGAATCTCTGCGCCGCGTTCTTCAGAACCGCGCGACTTTTGCCGTCGATATGCGCCCGAAAATTCTTTTCAACCCGGATTCGCGCTCGCCCAATTTTTTCCTCCCCGGCCTCACCGCCATTCTTCTTCTCAACGTCACCACCTTTCTCACCGCCTTCTCCATCGTTCGCGAAAAAGAACGCGGCACCCTCGAACAGCTTTTCGTCACTCCCGTCCGGCCCATGGGCCTGCTCCTGGGCAAGCTGCTTCCCTACCTCGGCATCGGCTTCTTTGAGTTGACCCTCATCCTGACCTTCATGCGCTTCGTCTTCCTCGTGCCCATCCACGGCGACGTCCTCATTCTCGCCATTCTTTCGCTGCCCTATCTTTTCGTTTCGCTCTCTCTCGGCATCCTCATCTCCAGCA
Proteins encoded:
- a CDS encoding ABC transporter permease, producing MRDYVRGFGAIFCKEVLHVRRDFSTLFFSLIIPLLQMFLLGFAIDTNIRQINTVVFNADGRRESRELLERLKNTNTFHVIRYVQNDNDLNDAIISGRARVGIKIPVDYSDRLLHHMGAQVLVLIDGSDSSVAGQAVNVSTAIGLDESLRRVLQNRATFAVDMRPKILFNPDSRSPNFFLPGLTAILLLNVTTFLTAFSIVREKERGTLEQLFVTPVRPMGLLLGKLLPYLGIGFFELTLILTFMRFVFLVPIHGDVLILAILSLPYLFVSLSLGILISSKANSQAEAMQLAFLTILSSVFFSGYIFPRETMPSFFYVLSYFVPATYFINITRGVILRGAGVAHLWTDGLALFAIGTVIQFRCISREPVDPQAFAVAVQHRTSTARAMGVAAIPEQEEQPGNLAQQMFDEANHFLAGDRAGHQVQVGVRVGRHRRDGRKLRPVEAVAQNRCLSAGGPGAASGGQQRKTAFVHENQRSFQVLGFFFKRGQVC